The DNA segment TATTAATGCTGTAATATTAGTGATATTTTAAATCAATATTTATTTTtagaatcaaattatatcttatttgaaTAAAGTAAAGTCGTTAATGGAACAGGAAAAGAGTGATCTTTGTAAGTTAAAAAGAGAATTGGAAAAGACTGTAGAAAAGTTATGCTGTAAAAAACGTGAAGTTAGTAACTttcatataatttatatttcaatatttagttatatttaattttcaatagaaataatatatagttaAATTTGATATTTATTACAAGCAAAATTACTTGTAAAACAGTTAGTTTAATGTTTATTATTCCTAACTAACTTTACCTATATTCGTAACACGTATGATTGTTGAGTAGTGATGTTTAGTATATTTAATTGCATAGGACGATAACACGATAAAAGACGAATATAATGTGGATAATGTAAAGCATAAATTAACTAAGAACATTAAGTACATAAATAATATATACTCAAAAAAGGAGGAGTCAATTGAAATGATTAATTCTTTAGtatgtataattttttaattattcatttCCAAAAAATGGAACACTGATATAAAAGGATATTAATAAGATATTATGTATAACAATGTATCCTTTTTATTGTTTTAGCTCCAAATGGATAATAGTACTTTTACCCACACTGAAATCTTAAATTTGTTTGTaagtattatatttattaatatttatatttgtgTATATTAATGTAACTAATATTTTATATGAATTATATAAGTATTAAATAATAGAAATTATAAACTGTAATTTACTCAAAATTGTATATCTGATATAATGAATTAATAAAGAATAATTATTCTAGCCATGCACAGATATTAATCAACAATTTAAATTAATGGATATATTTAGAATGTGTGCTATTGAAGCACAAGTTACTATGGACGACATCAAAGATGAAATGAATctaattatttcttcttttaaatGTAGACATCAGAAGGTAGATCATATATTAAAGCCACTTCTATTTTATTTATGTATTATTAATACAATTGTACATTAATTGTGTAACATCTTTGCAGTATATTGATGTAAATAAAGAAGTCATGAACGCGCACAATCAATTAGTAAAAAGTCGGGAAAAAATAGCAGAAGCAATTAACAGATTACAATTACAAGTAAGAATTACTAAACTTAATTTTAATATCATTACTTTAAAGCTCATAAAAATGTTTCGATCTCATAGGAAGAAGAAAGAATACGACATACTAACAGAATTAGTTCGGGGAAGAATAAATTGAAAGACTTAAAAAACGAAATAAATCTAGCTCAATCTCGACTATCAGTGAGCATTACTGATTACAGACCAATGTATACGACATATTTCACTTTTGTGTGTAAATTTATAATCATTTCATTTAAATTATAGGAAAATATATCTGGTTATACGGAGATATGTATTTGTAATGACATACTGTATTCAATAATTGAAGAAGTAGAACAAATCTCGCCTAGTCTGGAAATTGTACAAATTCAAGTAATATTCCTAAATTTTTTATAAAAGAACATTATACTAAAAAACATTAAGAAtaagtaaataattaaataatatattaattatttaaggGAAGCTGTATAACAAAAGATCTTGAAAATCTAAAGAACGAATTTTATGAAGTAGATTTGTTGTTAAAAAAAGTACAAGAGAAGATAAATGAAGCAGTTAGTATAATTAGCACTTTGATAAAAAATacaactattatatattattcatttaaattttattaattaaatttaaataatgCCAAAGATATTTTATTTTTAGCTATCAGAACATAATACACTGGAAGCAACATTTTCACAAAAAGAacataaattacaaaaattagAAACAGAAGTTGATATGATTCATTCAAAAGTGCAAAAAATATTAGAATCATTTTTATCAAGGGAACAGGTATGTATCGTTACGTATGATAGAAGTAACATACCATTATTTTGTATTCAAATTAAGGAAAATTATTATAACtatattttaattataaaatagaTACCTATTGATTGTCATATGACAGATTCAGAGTTATACATGCAGGTAAGATATGTTATTTTTGTATGtgtttaaaattattttatttgatATTTGACTTACACCAAATCGTTCTATTTTAGATTATAAGTGAATTATTACAAGCTAAACAAGACGTATATAGATTAAGGAAAGAACATGAGGAATTAGTACACAGATTGTCACAAGTAAATTATTATAActatattttaattatatatatagtgtaaagataattttatttatatacttgtaataaatattttgtacagAAATCAGTTTATCCTGAATGTGATAAAAAGACTTGTTTATGCAATTGTCGAGTAAATGATTTACAAGATCAAGTCAAAATACTTAAACATGAGGTATTTAATATTTAACTTATATCTTGTAACACAAAGTGatagtaataataaaaattatactTTATTAATTCATTTTGATAGGCAAAGTACAATGAAGAAACAAAcaattttctaagaaatagcatcCAATCAATTGAAGAAGAGCTACATGTAGCACAACtgaaagcagataattatagaaGATCTCATTCCATAGATAATTTggagttgaagaaaaaaattatagAGTTAGAGAGTAccgtaaatattaaatatttaatgtgcaataTATATTTAGTGTTAATTGTTAAATCATATGAATAATTCATATAATTTTAGCTTAAGCTTCAAAAAGAAATCGAATATACCCTTCGTCGACAATTAAACGATAGTGAAATGGAATTGAAAAAATCTAAAGAATTATTAAATCCTTCTGTAAGTTTATTATTGTCATTTTACTTTTTACTGTACTGGTAATAAGAATATATATTAAATAGTTTCAAATATATAAttcaaaatataaaattcaaatTTTTATAATTTGTTATTGTAAAGCATAGTGAACATAGCGTAGAAGAAACTTTACTACATTGTGGACGCAACCAATTGAGACATGATAGTATGATGGTAAATATTGTTAATTGAACAGTGAATAAATACCATTATTAAATTAGGAATAAAAAAATTGATTTATGTTTTCATAGACTGCACCTCAATTATTTAAGATGCTACAAAACACCATAAACTCTACTAAAAATGGTCTTCAAGAGCTTAAAGTAGAATTAAAACAATTGGTTTGTGTACATTTTCTTATTCCACTTCTTAATTTTACATTTATgacatatataattattgaaaGAAAAATTTCTTTTCCAACATACAAATAGTCTTTTTATTTCAATTAATATTGTTGATATTAAAGCAACTTCTTTTTACAGATCTGTGAAGATTCATCTAATCACTGTTCTTCTGCAAAATCAATAATGAATTTGCTAGACAATTTACAAAGATATGAAAGTGAATTAGATAATTCTTTTCAACAAATTGAAGAACTTAAAAATGCATTATACTCTAAAGATAAACTTGTAAGTTTTTACATAAATTTCAGATGCCATTAGAAGTGTAATTCACTtgaaacagaaatattaatttgtAATGATGTTTACAGATCGAAGACCGAGATGAGATAATTAAAATTCAAAAACACTCTATTGTAATGACACAAGCTGAGTTAAAAGAACTTCACCAAAAATTTCAGGAAAAGGTACGTTGAAagcaatatatttttcttaatttAAGCAAGAATTAACAATATTTAATAAAGAATAGCtcattatataaaatattttaagtgTACAAAGCCGCAACAAAAGTTGATGCATAGAATTAAAATGTTTCTCGGCTTTTGTCATAATCTTAACatataatttaaatataattagTATTGAAGAATAAAAGCATAATTACAGTATTTAGATTTTAAGTTTTTCCTGCTATAATTTGCTATATCTTACTGTACTTTTTATATGTTAATCACTTAACAGTttttgacgagtatactcgtcatcgCTTACTTTTTTTGCGACCTTTTTAGATACACGCTTTCTAAAGAGGTCGCGATAGCTAATTCGTTAAAACATATTGCGCTCACATTGATATTAATTGTGTATATATTATTCGTATGAATTATTTTATTGAAAATGTGATAATGAAATAAGAGCTACAATTTTATCGAGATTTATTGTCAAAGGTACGTAAATTATGAATGCCGAAACTTTAATACAAAATGTAATTAATATATTCCTAGATTGATAATCAAGATCAAATAATCACTGAATACgaaaaggaaaagaaggaaCTATTAAGACAGGTTTGTATTGATTTTGTAGTATTATTGAACGTCATAGGGCAAATTTTAATTTTCACTAATTTCGTGTTGTCCCAAAATATCCATAATTGTTAATTACTCCTTTCCATTCAATTGTAATGCATATCAACGTGtatgaatattttttttttaccaactGACTGAAATATGTATTCGTTTTTAGAATAAACTTCAGAATCAAACAATTGGTCATTTACAAAATGCAGTAGTGGAAGCTAAAAAATGTATAGATCAAATGGCATGTAGAACTGTGAGTGATACAAATGAACAGTGGCCTGCAAGCTCAACTTCAGTTTATAATCAAGGCATTGTGCATGACGTTTAAATGTTGTTAACTTATAGTAGTTAAACGTGTGCAAGTAACATTTAGCTTATTTGTATAAAATAGTGATCCAGTGAAAACTTTGTATTAGATGATAGTATAATTGTACAACGAGAAATATTACTTTAAAGTGTGTaatgtattatagaaaatttaCTACTAAAATTCACACTAGTTATCAAAAATcatgaattattatttaaagTATCTGTGTTTCTGTAAATTTCTACCGTATTTAAAATTTGATCAAAGTGATATAGTTTATTTTCTATATTATAGCGATAAATtcgtataaaatatatttagaaATACTTTGAACtatgtatatgtgtatatatgttAAACACTGTTAAAATTATTTACCAGaattctattttatcattttaaaataaaaaaattttttgaAATTAATAGAATTATAATACAATTCATCAACACTCGCGTTACAATAAACAACTATGTAAATAATACGCATGTATTTTGTTGTGCATTTCGGGTGTATTTAATTTTAGTTTAATAAGAAATCAATATTTcttattaaatttaaatatgtttttatggatatcaattatttattttcataataagatatgataagtGAAAGCAAGATTTGTGATTAGTGATTAGTGGTGCTGTTAATGTGGAACTTGTCCATTTTTGAATCATTTGTTGTTTGGAGACATTATCGAATAGCCTGTAATTTACAGCTTGAGGAAAACAGTGAAGCTATTCATCTGTTGAAACAATATGCAGAAGAAACTGAAAGTCAGTATAATGAATGTTTTGCAGAGGTATGGTAAACATCTAATTTATTATGATTTTATAAATATGTAAAAAATACAAATTATCGCCTATAATTACTATCACCTATGTATTACTgtcgctgttgttgttgttaatgttgatattaatattaatattcctTCCTTTTTACATAGGCTGCAAAACAAGATAGATTGCTAGAACTACAACAAGATTCAATTTGTGAACTCCAACAAAGAATTAGTTGTATGACATATAATAATTGTTTAACTATTATCTTTGTTCATATTACATACTACTcgattttgaagagaatacaggTAGAAAATTAGAAATATTACAAACTATAATACAAAATTGTTTTCAACCTTTACTCTATTAATAAAAGAAAATCATTTTTTACTCTTAGAGTTTTATTACATTTTGATAGTTAGTTATAGATATCCGAATAAGTACTTGTAAATAACAATTATTTAAATAACATTATTACAAACACTTTAATAATTACTGTCTAATATTTAAACATGTATTTTAGGAACAATTGGAAACTTGTAGAAatgatattcaaattttaaagaaCAAGGTATAACAAACATCTAAGAAAAGTTATGTAAAATTTTTTTTAGACTATATTTCACAGAAAATATTTTAACTTTACTTTAGATGAATACTCAACAGAGAaacaaagaatgtcaatgcaagATAGAAGTTATAGATAAAAGCTGTACAACTCAAGACATACTCACATATGACGATAAAGAACATGATTTAGAGTCAGAAATGGAAATTTTAATTAGAGAAAATGAAGATATGAAAAGGCAGTTGCAAAAATATAAATTGGATTTTGATATAATTGATAAAGAATTGAAAATAGAAAAAGTGAATGACACCTATGCCCAGCAGATCTCATTTGAATTACAGAAATTGAGAGATACAGAATGTTGTTTGCAATATGAAAACGAACAACTTAAATCCGATTTAAAGAAACAAGTGAAAGAAACAAAAGACCTACTGGAGAAACTACAATTATCTCAAGAAAACGGCGCAAAACTTGAAAAATTGCTAAAGAAATTAGAGGATAAACAGATTCAGGTATACTTCAtagtaaatataataataataaatataattataaaaaaaaaatattaatcacTTAATTTCATTACATATATGCATACGTCCAGATTAATGGTTTATGTAATCAAGTTGCAAATAATGAAACTGTAATAAAAAAGCAGAGGGAAGTTATTGACGAACTTGAAAAAAAATTAAACATAAAAAATCAACAAATCAAAGCATATCTATCGGAATTAAATGAAGCAGAAGAAGAGATGTCGACATTACATAACAGAATTCAATCTTTGAAAATGATGCTGAAAGAAAAATCAGATGATATGGCCAAGTTGCAAGCAGATTATGAAGTGATAAAGGTATTTGTAAATATTCTGTTGTTTAGTTTTAACATCCTAGAAaactttttttttatgaaatcaattattttattatGCTATATTGTGGATAAATCTGTTATCCATATGGAATATTAAACGTTTGTTGCAGAATGATAATTCCATACTGAAAATGGAAACCAACAGTTTTGAAGATAAAACAAAAGAAGATATTTGTCAGTTGCAAATTATGGTATTTGTTTTAACATGCTTTAAAGTATTACAAAAGCTAATGCTATGAATaattgtaataataataatattgttCTTATTGCAGATAAAAGATCTTCAAATGCAGTTATGTTTCACTGAAAATAATTATCACCGAGTTACCGAAGACTTTAATAAAGCACAGGAACGACTAATTGAAATGACGAAACGAGAAGCTGATCTGCAAAAATGTTTAACAAATATGGTACCTATTAACAATATTTTGTTATTTAGTTAAAAGTTCTTTTGTACTACTATCCCAATATTTTAGGAGAAAGATTATTGCtcaaaattattaataattgagAAAGAGAAAGCTAAGCTTTCAGACTGCTTAGATAAACTTAAAGATGAACTgcaagaaattaaaaaaaactaTTCATTGAAGACTGGGGAATATTGCAAATTACAAAATATTTGCAAGTCTTATGCAGAACAATTGGACATTTTGCAACAACaagtaaaataaattaatttaatattttaattaataaaaattatgttTATCGTCTATGTTAACGTTTATCATCTTTCCTTTTATTTAGATTAAAGTAGAAAGAGAGAAAATTAAAGAAATAGAAGAATCGAAACGTTGTTTGGTACAGCAGTTACAAAATTATGTAGAACAAAATTGTGTTCTTGTTAAGGAGAAAGCTATAGTAGAACAAACTAACTGTGAAATTATTTCTGAGGTAAACGAGTATTTTTGCTTTTAAACTAGAACTCAAGTAACAAAGATTATTTAAAATGAGTTTTCTTTAGTTACAAGAGACACACAAATCTTTATTAGAACTAAAAAGAGAGTGTCAGCTAAAAAATAAATCTCTGGCCTGCATATCAGCAGAATTAACAGAAACAGCCATGAGTAGATCAGAACTTTGCAATCAGTCACAATATGTTGTTTCTTGTATTCGTGTTTGGATGGAAGAGCAGCAAGAATATGTAAACAAACTTAACACAAAATTTAAGTCTCAACAACAACAACTAATACAATGTGAATTTGAGAAGAAGTAAGCTCTTAGAGATCTAGAATCTCAGAAATTTATCTTAGTTTTAAAGATTGGTACATTTACAATTTTTCATAAATTATCAATAAAACACTTTACAGGGCATTATTGGATGAAATAAAGAAACTGAGACGTATTAATCATGCACTAATGCAAAGGCTAAAAAGAATGCATAGGCATGGTTGTAAAAGCGTTAAAAATATTTGTATGGGATGTCAAATACTGCCACAAAATATTGATGTAGGTCTTCCTATAAACTCTAAATATCCACCGTTGCAGAAGGtaattgaatttttattttgaatTCAATATTAAAAAGTTAATATAGAAAGATAAATTAAAGTTTTATTCAATGGATCATAATAAATTATCTGTTTATAATAAATTGATAATGTCCTAGTTTACTTCGATATTCTTTATTAAAGTATCTCCTTGATTTGTTAGATATAGTGTAAAATCATGAGCAAAAAACTAACTCATCATTCTATTTATGTCAACGAATTAAAAGACTTTTTAAAATATCTTCAAATTGATTGAAACTTAAATATTTCTTTGTGTTTAGAAGTTAAATATTATGAAGGCAGCACGACGCATTTCATTGTCTGGCAATTGGTGGCTTCCTAGAATGAAATATTTAGTAAATGAGTGGAGAAAAGATAATGTACAATGCACTGAAAACTGTATTAATAGGATAAATGCAGACCTTGGATTGGAAGAAAATCACGATTGCGGTTACCAATCATCTACTAGTAAATGAACGTATACAGTATGTTATAATTGCTCAAACTGAAATATTCGAATGTTATAAAAAAAATGGAGACAACCAAATTATTAATCTATTAAACTTTTATATGTTAATTTTTACAGACTACGACTTCTTTATATTTATACAAATGAATCGATTTTAAAATATAAATGTACATTGGGTACATAATTTACTTGACGACGTATATTTTGGCAGTCCTTTGTAGCATATTTTTCTGAATTGCATAATTTCAAAGTGAAGCGGTAACTTGGGTGACATAGGAGATGGAGTAATACAAGATTTTCTATATATACTTTGCGAAATAATTTAAACAATAGCTCACATTGAATTACACTAAACACTTCTAGGCTTTTTGGTGGATCCTAAAAATATCACGTTCTCAATTATCAGCTATTAACATTTTAGTAAACATTAATGTAAGATCCTAAATTTATATACACTTCTGAAGTATATAACACTACATTTTTAAAATTTTTGAGGTTTTCCTATAGATTACATTAGTTAGTcttttctaatattttttaCCTGTATACATTATTGTTTTACATTtgttacatttcaaatgcaaaATTTTCATATTAAGTAAATGCAATAATATGTAATCCAAATATAATGAAGAATGTGGTACACATTAGTATGCTTGAATATTAAACTGTAATAAAATTTGTTATACATTTCATTATTTAGAATGATGCTTGATCATTAATTTCTTTTCTACACcattctttgtatttttttttaaatatagaattttTAAAATAGTAATTTATCCATATTATACTGAATCATGTATTCACATATGAAATACTTGATTTGTATTgaattacaaaatatatatgaatattattatttttccttcatataataaatttatttattcctTAACAGTCGTATGATTATAAAAAAAATCAGCAATGCTTGATTACCATTTATCGAATAAATTAATTGAAATAACTGTTAAATAATctaataaaaatgtatacaaaccAAAGTAACGTGTAATAAAATGGTTTCATAAAAAAATTTATGGATTTCTTCAGCTGTCCACCATGGATAAGAGATAAAAAACAAATGCGTTAAATATGCAATTCCCAAACACGCAGAAATGCTTTTTTCAGTAAACAGGTTTAAtctaaaatataatttataagtatttatttatatattgtagTTAGCTTTTGAAATATTTGTTTTGAAAATTACATACACAAACAAATGTATGTTATAAATATGAAATGATGTAAATTAGAAGTAAAAAGTTCTCACTTTTTTCATTATAAATCATAataatgatttttaaataataaaggaTTTCTTACTAATTTGGTATACACAAATACCTGGTGAACTTAAAGAATTCCCATAAGACATTTGTAAGAACAGTTTGATCTTTCCTTGCCattttatttaatgatttattgGCTGCAAGAAAAGAGGAGGTATCAATTATCTGCATATAATGGATGTACTTGTAATTAGTATTTACTAAAGTAGCATTAGCAGTATATTTATTTACCGAAAAAAGAACGTATTACGTTTTTATTTTCTTGATATTCCTTTAAATAGATTATATCTTCTTTTGTGAAATATTTCCAAATGCATAAACTTGGATGGGGTGGATCGACATATTGATTGTACAGAGGATTTTTTGGATAAATCCATGGTCCGCATAAATCATCATAATTTCCACTTGATCCGATTTGAATGTCTGAACGGACTTTCCGGGAAGTTATTGTTCGAACATTTAATTCGGCATGTTCTGATAAAGTTGACCATTTAATATCCACAATTTGTTTTAATCGATCTCTTTGTCCATGGAGTTCAATACGATCTTCCCTTGTGAATTGATTTGACATTATTGAATATTGTTCTTTACCACAGAAAaagttatacatatatacacttaaaataTTTATCCGTTACGTCATTCAAACATTAAATTACTGTAAACATGAAACATTTTAAATACAAAAAACTACAAATCGATAAATCGAGTTAATGAATTGTAATCAGCTACAGTTGTTCCTGCTTTTATTCATATATAATTTTTACTTCTATAATTctatttttttaataattatacaAGGAAAAACAAAATTGTATACGATATACAATTATAGTAGAATATACAaacataaaaaataaataaactatTTACTTATTTTATGTACTGTTGTTCAAATAATACTACAGCAAATAGAATCGAAGAAACCAATTATGATATTACAAAAATGATATGAAAACATTATAAACTTAAGTTAGAAAAGCAAACTAACGATTTCCATATAAATTGTACTTGCATGAACATCTTTCTTTTCCAATGCcatgttttaaataaatttaataatatataaatataataatagtaataataattcctttcattttttatttaatgCTTACGAACGTATTTCTTGCAAATTTCCCACTAGACTTCATCGCACAAGGATGGTCATAGTATATTATAAAAAATCGTTATTTCAATTTAGTGACTTGAAGTTATACAATGAAGACAAATATTTTTCCGATATCAGAAATAAAAATTTGGAacgaaataaataaaaagtttTATATGGTAGAGTAGAATATTTTTTAGCTTTAATTATAAAACGCATGTTCTCGacaaataaatgaaattattttcaGAAGCTCTGaaaataaaacattaaaattttTAATGAGAGTAAGCGGTGAGTTTGACGACATCCTTGATAATATTCAcaagtttattttttttttgcataatgatttataatttatcatggattatcgaataaaattaatatacaaTATATTTCGGAGCAAAAATTTGTTATACATGTTTACAAACTAAGAAAGTAAATACATCATAGGTAATCATAGCAGCAGGAATGGCCTACTATATCTTACAAGACATTTTGCGTGCCAAAATTTCATCATACATTGTATGTTTTAAATGTATATTATCATTACTAATATTAATGTTATTATTTATCAATGTTATCATTAATATTATCATTATTACTTATTATCATTAACATTACTTATTCCATAAATCATATTTATTATGTATGATTTAATTATaatcatatttatatatttatatatatataaattataattattatatatatatatatatatttttataacgaACACCGCCCATTACTACTAGAATTACAAATGGGAGCTTCAtctgtctctgtctctctctttcttcatttttttaaatagatCTGATACTCAAAATAGGTGATATATATCGTCGAATGCAATGTGATAGATGCATATTTTGCATTAATCACTCAGGAAAATTGTTCGTCTTGCACAGTTCACCTCCCATTCTATTATAGTGGTTTTTCCCATCTTTTTATATTCCACTCAAATTCATTGCAGACACACTCATGGTGTATTTATAATTGTTGATTATGGTACAAATCTGTAAACAAAAAGTAGAGCGTGTCTTCTACAATAATCCATTAGATAAATTATACTTATTCTTTTAATCAATAAGTAAGTTACTTCTTATTGAATCATGCAACTAgcctatatataaaataaaaaaaatattacggaGATAAGAGTTGAATGATATGAAAATATCTGCCTTCCTATGATTTTACTTCTTTCCTAAATACAATGGAACACTTGAAAAGTACGTATTTATATCTCTAAGATAAAACTATCTTCTGTGCGCACAGAAGTATTAGAGTAATATTGTAGAAAATCAATATTTCGTGACATATTTCAAATCTTGACAAGACACTTGCCTCATATTAAAGGTGGACAAACATTTTAGCGTCACACATTCAAGCATTATATTTGATCAATACTCTTAAAGGAACTTCGTACAAAAATAATACACATCTTGCATAACGTGCATTAAACAAATTTTTTCTCACAAATTCATCTTAGGTAGTTTATCAAATTACCTGGAAATCATGTTGAATAGAGAACATGTTTTAGAATAATAGGAAATATTTCACGAAATACTGGttttttaaaacattgtagccACTTTTATACAGTGAATGTTCCAAAGAATCAACCTACATAAAATAACATACAGTTCTATTATGGAAAATAAAAGTGCCGTTTTTAAGTGTATCATTGCACTTACGAAAAAAAGTTAAGCCATAGGAAGATTTTCTTGTGTTACTCAACAGTTTTCTTCTAGAACCTCTTTTCTTATCCTTAACTAAATACTAGCTGTAACCGAGTCCAATTCCGTGACTCATCCTGCAAAAACGTATATGTGATATTCTACAAAATTATGAAAAGGTATTAATTTTAATGGAATGTTCCACATTtgaaaatttataaataaaaattttgaaaattataCTATATTTAAATTAAACCAATTTAATACAATTAATGGTTACTAAAAGTATAAATTTTAACTGTGTTAAACAGTTTAAAACTGTAAGGTAAACGTTAAAAAAATCAATTCTAAAAAAGAATTAACAGTTTTATATATCTTTTTAATTAGAAAATTCATATACACGAAAACTACGTACTTATATATTTGAAATGTCttataaataaattattggAAAGCTTAATAATAACTTTGTTTATTCTTGATTCAGCATCAAATGTAATTATGAAGAACTATCACATAGATATAATAAACAAATATACCAATATTTTATGCATAGTTATaagataattaa comes from the Xylocopa sonorina isolate GNS202 chromosome 1, iyXylSono1_principal, whole genome shotgun sequence genome and includes:
- the LOC143428069 gene encoding uncharacterized protein LOC143428069 — translated: MNSFDSTIESVQNISKIHNEDCNCTAIDKATEQLYGEAETLKIIDEFQKLYETRIENVDREVENEYDQICMKLEISKEWIRNLREQNVMLVQVVEDLEQAACNRVKLLEQKLNHSSLLVSGNVTKSIHTEKTIHALSNRVNNLEKDEECMQQKIEYLQSDIRGLLELIRRASQENHWNLDDIKFFEIQPSDIPMPNNCTCDQVNINVDADEKFKFRIQEDINHENVQSLKLQIKHLQENEKRMIIYQKDLEDKLSDLNIKLQTKEDIIKKYVSHFQNFSDNLRKHAKLTDQIACSSFVTDNQNTFDETCATQNACVDVKPFQEDIGQLSNPTCQQNQIISYLNKVKSLMEQEKSDLCKLKRELEKTVEKLCCKKREDDNTIKDEYNVDNVKHKLTKNIKYINNIYSKKEESIEMINSLLQMDNSTFTHTEILNLFPCTDINQQFKLMDIFRMCAIEAQVTMDDIKDEMNLIISSFKCRHQKYIDVNKEVMNAHNQLVKSREKIAEAINRLQLQEEERIRHTNRISSGKNKLKDLKNEINLAQSRLSENISGYTEICICNDILYSIIEEVEQISPSLEIVQIQGSCITKDLENLKNEFYEVDLLLKKVQEKINEALSEHNTLEATFSQKEHKLQKLETEVDMIHSKVQKILESFLSREQIPIDCHMTDSELYMQIISELLQAKQDVYRLRKEHEELVHRLSQKSVYPECDKKTCLCNCRVNDLQDQVKILKHEAKYNEETNNFLRNSIQSIEEELHVAQLKADNYRRSHSIDNLELKKKIIELESTLKLQKEIEYTLRRQLNDSEMELKKSKELLNPSHSEHSVEETLLHCGRNQLRHDSMMTAPQLFKMLQNTINSTKNGLQELKVELKQLICEDSSNHCSSAKSIMNLLDNLQRYESELDNSFQQIEELKNALYSKDKLIEDRDEIIKIQKHSIVMTQAELKELHQKFQEKIDNQDQIITEYEKEKKELLRQNKLQNQTIGHLQNAVVEAKKCIDQMACRTLEENSEAIHLLKQYAEETESQYNECFAEAAKQDRLLELQQDSICELQQRISCMTYNNCLTIIFVHITYYSILKRIQEQLETCRNDIQILKNKMNTQQRNKECQCKIEVIDKSCTTQDILTYDDKEHDLESEMEILIRENEDMKRQLQKYKLDFDIIDKELKIEKVNDTYAQQISFELQKLRDTECCLQYENEQLKSDLKKQVKETKDLLEKLQLSQENGAKLEKLLKKLEDKQIQINGLCNQVANNETVIKKQREVIDELEKKLNIKNQQIKAYLSELNEAEEEMSTLHNRIQSLKMMLKEKSDDMAKLQADYEVIKNDNSILKMETNSFEDKTKEDICQLQIMIKDLQMQLCFTENNYHRVTEDFNKAQERLIEMTKREADLQKCLTNMEKDYCSKLLIIEKEKAKLSDCLDKLKDELQEIKKNYSLKTGEYCKLQNICKSYAEQLDILQQQIKVEREKIKEIEESKRCLVQQLQNYVEQNCVLVKEKAIVEQTNCEIISELQETHKSLLELKRECQLKNKSLACISAELTETAMSRSELCNQSQYVVSCIRVWMEEQQEYVNKLNTKFKSQQQQLIQCEFEKKALLDEIKKLRRINHALMQRLKRMHRHGCKSVKNICMGCQILPQNIDVGLPINSKYPPLQKKLNIMKAARRISLSGNWWLPRMKYLVNEWRKDNVQCTENCINRINADLGLEENHDCGYQSSTSK
- the LOC143422386 gene encoding uncharacterized protein LOC143422386, whose product is MSNQFTREDRIELHGQRDRLKQIVDIKWSTLSEHAELNVRTITSRKVRSDIQIGSSGNYDDLCGPWIYPKNPLYNQYVDPPHPSLCIWKYFTKEDIIYLKEYQENKNVIRSFFANKSLNKMARKDQTVLTNVLWEFFKFTRYLCIPN